Proteins co-encoded in one Sinobacterium norvegicum genomic window:
- a CDS encoding NAD(P)/FAD-dependent oxidoreductase gives MTQLTATQTLIETEALIIGAGPVGLFQVFELGLLGIRAHVVESLGQPGGQCAELYPNKPIFDIPACPAISGQQLTDNLLQQIAPFEAVFHFNQEVVSLDKQADGRFLVLTNTGTRFLTSSVIIAAGMGSFQPVKLKTAGAEAIEGKQLVYSIKDPEQYRGKDVVVLGGGDSALDWALALQPIANSVVVIHRSQKFRAAKASVDKMFRLCDDYQMQFLQGQVSELVLDDERLVAIKVTGSDGVTRRLQLDDLLVFFGLVPDLGQLSQWGLELHKRQVVVDTEKFQTSIPGIYAVGDINYYPGKKKLILSGFHEGALAAFAIKEQLQPDKKVHLQYTTTSPIMHQRLHVEDPMKEDDAA, from the coding sequence ATGACACAGTTAACAGCAACGCAGACGCTTATAGAAACGGAAGCATTGATTATTGGAGCTGGCCCTGTTGGCCTGTTCCAGGTATTCGAACTTGGCCTGCTGGGCATTCGAGCCCATGTGGTTGAGAGTTTGGGGCAACCCGGTGGCCAATGTGCTGAGCTTTACCCGAATAAGCCAATCTTTGATATACCGGCTTGCCCTGCGATTTCTGGCCAGCAATTGACCGATAATTTGTTGCAACAAATAGCGCCATTCGAGGCAGTATTCCACTTTAATCAAGAGGTGGTGTCGCTGGATAAGCAGGCTGATGGCCGATTTTTGGTGCTGACCAACACCGGTACTCGGTTTCTTACCTCGTCGGTGATTATTGCCGCCGGCATGGGGTCGTTTCAGCCTGTTAAGCTCAAGACTGCAGGCGCGGAGGCGATAGAGGGCAAGCAGCTGGTGTATAGCATTAAAGACCCTGAGCAATATCGTGGCAAGGATGTGGTCGTGCTGGGTGGTGGTGACTCAGCCCTGGATTGGGCGCTGGCGCTACAGCCAATTGCCAACTCGGTGGTGGTTATCCATCGCTCGCAAAAATTTCGCGCGGCCAAGGCCTCGGTCGATAAAATGTTCCGTTTGTGTGACGACTACCAAATGCAATTTTTACAGGGACAGGTGAGTGAGTTGGTGCTTGATGATGAGCGCTTGGTCGCGATCAAGGTGACTGGCAGCGATGGCGTTACCCGCCGTCTGCAGCTCGACGATTTACTGGTTTTCTTTGGCTTGGTGCCGGATCTTGGTCAGTTAAGTCAGTGGGGGTTGGAGCTGCACAAACGCCAGGTTGTAGTGGATACCGAGAAGTTTCAAACCTCGATCCCAGGTATTTATGCGGTCGGTGATATCAACTACTACCCCGGCAAGAAGAAGTTGATACTCAGCGGCTTCCACGAGGGTGCACTGGCGGCCTTTGCCATTAAGGAGCAGTTACAGCCGGACAAAAAAGTTCACCTACAATACACCACGACCAGCC
- the rmuC gene encoding DNA recombination protein RmuC produces the protein MEQQQLFIIIGVLSVLLIGALIYPLLSRRTLLSALNERINTLQKDYGIAQQQLQSSVSEAEHHKQLAEKLWEKLQVQGQKLGSYTGQLEQLGELKTRLQISERKTEESQNNLARSQVESARLKEIVEQSEMKHREQLTLMSENKQQLKQEFNQLAQRIFEDKSKQFDDASLKGLGGLLEPLKTQLDSFRKRVDAVHGEQIQGQAGLRNELDNLRKLNQQITDEAANLTKALKGDKKLQGNFGEQHAELLLQQAGLRRDIEYQREPNFKDQDSQNRRPDFIINLPDGKHIIIDSKVSLNDYSRYFSADDDAQRQQAMSSHVANIEHHINSLSDKDYPKLKGLNAPDFVFMFMPIEPAFLMALEAKPELFNQAYERRIAIVTPTTLLPVLRTVASLWEVDKQNRSTELLAEQAGKVYDRLRVFVEKMEKLGLQLNTAQATYDDAWRSLYSGRGNLVGQAERFRELGVRAKKPLPNSVTDHIDESISPLSGDGLDSVVES, from the coding sequence ATGGAACAGCAACAGTTATTTATTATTATTGGGGTATTAAGCGTCTTGTTGATTGGTGCTTTGATTTACCCGCTGTTAAGTCGCCGCACACTGTTGTCGGCATTGAATGAGAGAATCAATACCTTGCAGAAGGACTATGGTATTGCTCAACAACAATTACAGTCGTCGGTTTCAGAGGCCGAGCATCACAAACAGCTGGCTGAGAAACTGTGGGAAAAACTGCAGGTACAGGGACAAAAGCTCGGCAGTTATACTGGACAGCTTGAGCAACTCGGGGAACTGAAGACGCGCTTACAGATAAGTGAGCGAAAAACTGAAGAGAGCCAAAATAATTTAGCACGCTCTCAAGTTGAAAGTGCTCGCTTAAAGGAAATTGTCGAGCAGAGCGAAATGAAGCACCGTGAGCAATTAACGTTAATGAGTGAAAACAAGCAGCAGCTCAAGCAAGAATTTAATCAGCTGGCGCAACGAATTTTCGAAGATAAGTCTAAGCAGTTTGATGATGCCAGTCTCAAGGGTTTGGGGGGGCTGTTAGAGCCATTGAAAACTCAGCTTGATAGTTTTAGAAAGCGTGTCGATGCTGTCCATGGTGAACAGATCCAAGGGCAGGCGGGGCTGCGAAATGAGCTTGATAATCTACGCAAACTTAACCAACAGATTACCGACGAGGCGGCGAATCTAACCAAGGCCTTGAAGGGGGATAAAAAACTACAGGGGAATTTTGGCGAACAGCATGCTGAGCTACTGCTACAACAGGCCGGCTTGCGTAGAGATATAGAGTATCAACGAGAGCCGAATTTTAAGGATCAAGACAGTCAAAACCGTCGCCCAGATTTCATTATCAACCTGCCGGACGGTAAGCATATTATCATCGATTCCAAGGTGTCGTTGAACGATTACAGCCGTTATTTCTCCGCCGATGATGATGCTCAGCGTCAGCAGGCGATGTCATCGCATGTGGCGAATATTGAACATCATATTAACAGCCTCAGCGACAAGGATTACCCGAAGCTTAAAGGCCTCAACGCCCCGGATTTTGTCTTTATGTTTATGCCAATTGAACCGGCATTCTTGATGGCGTTGGAGGCAAAGCCCGAATTGTTTAATCAGGCCTATGAACGGCGTATTGCCATCGTCACACCAACGACATTACTTCCCGTTCTGCGGACAGTGGCGAGCCTGTGGGAGGTCGATAAGCAGAACCGCAGTACGGAATTACTGGCTGAACAAGCGGGCAAGGTTTATGACCGGTTACGGGTCTTCGTTGAAAAAATGGAGAAGCTTGGCCTGCAACTCAATACTGCGCAGGCCACCTACGATGATGCCTGGCGAAGCCTATACAGTGGTCGAGGCAATTTGGTCGGGCAGGCAGAGCGCTTTCGGGAATTAGGCGTGAGGGCGAAAAAACCCTTGCCTAATTCGGTTACCGATCATATCGATGAATCGATCTCACCGCTGTCGGGTGATGGCTTAGACAGCGTTGTTGAATCATAG
- a CDS encoding LysR family transcriptional regulator: MKITLKQLRVFDAVARTGNVSRAAETIPLSQSATSMSLADLEQHLGSPLFNRHGKKLQLNDYGRWLHPKVHQLLQQAEEIELSAHSGALHGQLIVGASSTIGNFLLAALIADFVQQHPEVDIRLKVANSEQIVDDMVNLRIDLGLIEGICHSHQLTATPWRDDHLVTFCSPQHPLAQQTSISLQQLEEQQWVLREIGSGTREIFTMATQQKLHHLKVKLELGNSQAIKQAVKTGLGLGCLSTLAIASEVEHGELVALSTPDLLISRELFLLTGNSQHQSELSLSFQHFIA, encoded by the coding sequence GTGAAAATCACGTTAAAGCAACTTCGCGTCTTTGATGCGGTGGCCCGCACCGGTAACGTCAGCCGCGCGGCCGAAACAATACCACTCAGCCAATCGGCAACCAGCATGTCGCTGGCCGATTTAGAGCAGCATCTTGGTTCTCCGCTGTTTAACCGTCACGGCAAAAAACTACAACTTAATGACTATGGCCGCTGGCTACACCCGAAAGTTCACCAACTGTTACAACAGGCCGAAGAGATAGAGCTCAGCGCACACAGCGGCGCCCTACATGGCCAGCTTATTGTCGGCGCCAGCAGCACCATTGGTAATTTTTTATTAGCCGCATTAATCGCCGATTTTGTGCAGCAACACCCCGAGGTCGATATCCGTTTAAAGGTCGCTAACAGCGAACAAATCGTCGATGACATGGTGAATCTGCGCATCGACCTCGGCTTGATCGAGGGTATTTGCCACAGCCATCAATTAACCGCCACGCCATGGCGCGACGACCACTTAGTCACCTTTTGCAGCCCGCAACACCCGCTGGCACAGCAGACAAGCATCAGCCTGCAACAACTTGAAGAACAGCAATGGGTGCTGCGTGAGATAGGTTCGGGGACAAGAGAAATTTTTACCATGGCGACTCAGCAAAAGCTGCATCACCTCAAGGTTAAGCTAGAACTCGGCAATAGCCAGGCCATCAAGCAGGCTGTCAAAACCGGGCTGGGGTTAGGCTGTCTGTCGACACTGGCCATAGCCTCAGAGGTCGAACACGGCGAGCTAGTGGCGCTCTCCACCCCCGATCTGTTGATCAGCCGGGAGCTTTTTTTACTTACCGGCAACAGCCAGCATCAGAGTGAACTGAGCCTGAGCTTCCAGCACTTTATCGCCTAG